Proteins encoded by one window of Camelus dromedarius isolate mCamDro1 chromosome 27, mCamDro1.pat, whole genome shotgun sequence:
- the DNMT1 gene encoding DNA (cytosine-5)-methyltransferase 1 isoform X4 — protein MAEENKSPKPVSKLCMPRRSKSDGETKSAEVASSPRITRQTTRQTTITSHFARGPAKRKPEEDPERAKSDDSVDEEEKDQEEKRRRVTSREPVAGPLPAEEPERVRPGTHMEGEERDDKEEKRLRSQTKELTPKQRPKEEPDRDARPGGAQAEVTEGEDKDERRHRSQPRDLASKRRPEEKESERGKPQVPDEKDEDEKEEKRRKTTSKEPSEKKTARTKTAVTSSKTDPLKCVQCGQYLDDPELKYEQHPPDAVEEIQLLTNERLSIFDANESGFESYEALPQHKLTCFSVYCKRGHLCPIDTGLIEKDVELFFSGSAKPIYEDDPSLEGGVNGKNLGPINEWWITGFDGGEKALIGFSTSFAEYILMDPNPEYAPMFSVMQEKIYISKIVVEFLQNNPDSTYEDLINKIETTVPPSVLNLNRFTEDSLLRHAQFVVEQVESYDEAGDSDEQPIFLTPCMRDLIKLAGVTLGKRRAERRRTIGHSAKEKDKGPTKATTTKLVYQIFDTFFAEQIEKDDREDKENAFKRRRCGVCEVCQQPECGKCKACKDMVKFGGSGRSKQACQERRCPNMAMKEADDDEEVDDNIPEMPSPKKMHQGKKKKQNKDRITWVGEAVKTDGKKSYYKKVCIDSETLEVGDCVSVIPDDSSKPLYLARVTALWEDSSNGQMFHAHWFCAGTDTVLGATSDPLELFLVDECEDMQLSYIHSKVKVIYKAPSENWALEGGMDPEALMSEDDGKTYFYQLWYDQDYARFESPPKTQPTEDNKYKFCASCARLAEMRQKEIPRVMEQLEDLDGRVLYSSATKNGIQYRVGDGVYLPPEAFTFNIKLSSPVKRPRKEPVDEDLYPEHYRKYSDYIKGSNLDAPEPYRIGRIKEIFCIKKSNGRPNETDIKIKLNKFYRPENTHKSTPASYHADINLLYWSDEEAVVDFKAVQGRCTVEYGEDLPECLQDFSAGGPDRFYFLEAYNAKSKSFEDPPNHARSPGNKGKGKGKGKSKAKSQMSEPSEPEAEIKLPKLRTLDVFSGCGGLSEGFHQAGISETLWAIEMWDPAAQAFRLNNPGSTVFTEDCNVLLKLVMAGETTNSRGQKLPQKGDVEMLCGGPPCQGFSGMNRFNSRTYSKFKNSLVVSFLSYCDYYRPRYFLLENVRNFVSFKRSMVLKLTLRCLVRMGYQCTFGVLQAGQYGVAQTRRRAIILAAAPGEQLPLFPEPLHVFAPRACQLSVVVDDKKFVSNITRLSSGPFRTITVRDTMSDLPEIRNGASAQEISYNGEPQSWFQRQLRGSQYQPILRDHICKDMSALVAARMRHIPLAPGSDWRDLPNIEVRLSDGTLARKLRYTYHDKKNGCSSTGALRGVCSCVEVGKACDPAARQFNTLIPWCLPHTGNRHNHWAGLYGRLEWDGFFSTTVTNPEPMGKQGRVLHPEQHRVVSVRECARSQGFPDTYRLFGNILDKHRQVGNAVPPPLAKAIGLEIKCCMLAKARESASVKVKEETTKD, from the exons ATGGCAGAGGAAAACAAGTCCCCCAAACCTGTTTCCAAACTTTGCATGCCTCGGAGAAGCAAGTCCGATGGAGAAACGAAGT cagCCGAAGTCGCATCTAGCCCCAGGATTACAAGGCAAACTACCAGGCAGACCACCATCACATCTCATTTTGCAAGGGG CCCTGCCAAACGGAAACCCGAGGAAGACCCCGAGAGAGCAAAATCAGATGATTCTGTCGATGAAGAAGAGAAAGACCAG GAGGAAAAGAGACGTAGAGTTACATCCAGAGAACC AGTTGCTGGACCACTCCCTGCAGAAGAACCGGAAAGAGTAAGACCAGGAACACAcatggaaggagaagaaagagatgaTAAA GAAGAAAAGAGACTCAGAAGTCAAACCAAAGAACT AACACCGAAACAGAGGCCTAAGGAGGAGCCAGACCGAGATGCGAGGCCCGGGGGAGCTCAGGCTGAAGTGACTGAAGGAGAAGACAAA GATGAAAGGAGGCACAGAAGTCAACCCAGAGATCT AGCTAGCAAACGGAGacctgaagaaaaagaatctgaaagaggaAAACCACAAGTTCCTGATGAGAAAGATGAGGATGAAAAG gaGGAGAAGAGACGCAAAACTACATCCAAAGAACC atctgagaaaaaaACGGCTCGAACCAAAACAGCAGTCACGTCCTCCAAG ACCGATCCTTTAAAGTGCGTTCAGTGTGGCCAGTACCTGGATGACCCTGAACTAAAATATGAACAGCATCCCCCTGATGCA GTGGAAGAGATACAGTTGTTGACAAATGAGAGATTGTCCATCTTCGACGCCAATGAATCTGGCTTTGAGAGTTATGAGGCTCTTCCCCAACACAAACTGACCTGCTTCAG TGTGTACTGTAAACGTGGTCACCTGTGCCCGATCGACACTGGCCTCATTGAGAAGGATGTCGAGCTCTTCTTTTCTGGTTCAGCAAAGCCAATATATGAGGATGACCCATCTCTCGAAG gTGGTGTTAATGGCAAAAATCTTGGCCCCATAAATGAATGGTGGATCACTGGCTTTGATGGAGGTGAAAAGGCTCTCATTGGCTTCAGTACCT CATTTGCCGAATACATTTTGATGGATCCCAACCCAGAGTACGCGCCGATGTTCAGCGTGATGCAGGAGAAGATCTACATCAGTAAGATAGTAGTTGAGTTCCTGCAGAACAACCCTGACTCCACCTACGAAGATCTGATCAATAAGATTGAG acCACTGTGCCTCCTTCCGTGCTCAACTTGAATCGGTTCACAGAGGATTCTCTCCTTCGACACGCCCAGTTTGTGGTGGAACAAGTGGAGAGTTATGATGAGGCCGGAGACAGTGACGAGCAGCCCATCTTCCTGACCCCCTGCATGAGGGACCTGATCAAGTTGGCTGGGGTCACCCTGGGAAAAAG GCGAGCCGAAAGACGGCGGACCATCGGGCATTCTGCCAAGGAGAAGGACAAAGGCCCCACAAAAGCCACCACTACCAAGCTGGTCTACCAGATCTTTGACACCTTCTTTGCAGAGCAAATTGAAAAGGATGACAGAGAAGACAAGGAGAATGCCTTTAAACGCCGGCGGTGTGGCGTCTGTGAG gTTTGTCAGCAGCCTGAGTGCGGAAAGTGTAAAGCCTGTAAGGATATGGTTAAGTTTGGTGGTAGCGGACGGAGCAAGCAGGCTTGCCAGGAGAGGAG GTGTCCCAATATGGCCATGAAGGAGGCAGATGATGACGAGGAAGTCGATGACAATATTCCAGAGATGCCATCCCCCAAAAAAATGCAtcaggggaagaagaagaaacagaacaagGATCGGATCACGTGGGTTGGAGAAGCTGTCAAG ACCGATGGGAAGAAGAGTTACTATAAGAAGGTATGCATCGACTCGGAAACCCTGGAAGTGGGGGACTGTGTGTCTGTTATTCCAGATGATTCCTCAAAACCGCTGTACTTAGCAAG GGTCACGGCGCTGTGGGAGGACAGCAGCAACGGGCAGATGTTTCACGCCCACTGGTTCTGTGCCGGGACAGACACAGTCCTCGGGGCCACGTCGGACCCCCTGGAGCTGTTCCTGGTGGATGAATGTGAGGATATGCAGCTTTCGTACATTCACAGCAAAGTGAAGGTCATCTATAAAGCTCCGTCGGAAAACTGGGCCCTGGAG GGAGGCATGGACCCCGAGGCCCTGATGTCAGAGGACGACGGGAAGACCTATTTCTACCAGCTGTGGTATGACCAAGACTATGCGAGGTTTGAGTCCCCTCCAAAGACTCAGCCAACAGAGGACAACAAGTACAA GTTCTGCGCAAGCTGCGCACGCCTGGCTGAGATGAGGCAGAAAGAAATCCCAAGGGTCATGGAGCAGCTGGAGGACCTGGATGGGCGGGTTCTCTACAGCTCTGCCACCAAGAACGGCATCCAGTATCGAGTGGGCGACGGCGTGTACCTGCCCCCCGAGGCCTTCACGTTCAA CATCAAGCTGTCCAGTCCTGTGAAACGCCCACGGAAGGAGCCTGTGGATGAAGACCTGTATCCGGAACACTACCGGAAATACTCCGACTACATCAAAGGCAGCAACCTGGATGCCCCCGAGCCATACCGAATTGGCCGCATAAAAGAGATCTTCTGCATCAAGAAGAGCAATGGCAGGCCCAACGAGACAGACATCAAAATCAAACTCAACAAGTTCTACAG GCCGGAGAACACACACAAGTCCACCCCGGCGAGTTACCACGCAGACATCAACCTGCTTTACTGGAGCGACGAGGAGGCCGTGGTGGACTTTAAGGCCGTGCAGGGCCGCTGCACTGTGGAGTACGGGGAGGACCTGCCTGAGTGCCTCCAGGACTTCTCAGCCGGCGGCCCTGACCGCTTCTACTTCCTGGAG GCCTATAATGCCAAGAGCAAAAGCTTTGAAGATCCTCCAAACCATGCCCGTAGCCCTGGaaataaagggaaagggaaggggaaag GGAAGAGCAAGGCAAAGTCTCAGATGAGTGAGCCGAGCGAACCCGAGGCAGAAATAAAGCTGCCAAAGCTGCGGACCCTGGATGTGTTTTCTGGCTGTGGGGGGTTATCAGAAGGATTCCACCAAGCAG GCATCTCAGAAACCCTGTGGGCCATCGAGATGTGGGACCCTGCAGCCCAGGCCTTCCGGCTGAACAATCCGGGGTCCACGGTGTTCACGGAGGACTGCAACGTCCTGCTGAAGCTGGTCATGGCCGGGGAGACCACCAACTCCCGCGGCCAGAAGCTGCCTCAGAAGGGAGACGTGGAGATGCTGTGTGGCGGGCCTCCCTGCCAAGGCTTTAGCGGCATGAACCGCTTCAACTCTCGTACCTACTCCAAGTTCAAGAACTCCCTGGTGGTCTCCTTCCTCAG CTACTGTGACTACTACCGGCCCCGGTACTTCCTCCTGGAGAACGTCAGGAATTTCGTCTCCTTCAAGCGCTCCATGGTCCTGAAGCTCACGCTCCGCTGCCTGGTGCGCATGGGCTACCAGTGCACCTTCGGCGTGCTGCAG GCTGGTCAGTATGGCGTGGCCCAGACTCGGCGGCGAGCCATCATCCTGGCGGCGGCCCCCGGAGAGCAGCTTCCCCTGTTCCCGGAGCCCTTGCACGTGTTTGCGCCCCGGGCCTGCCAGCTGAGTGTCGTGGTGGACGACAAGAAGTTTGTCAGCAACATCACCAG GTTGAGCTCGGGTCCGTTCCGAACCATCACCGTGCGGGACACGATGTCCGACCTCCCCGAGATCCGGAACGGAGCCTCGGCGCAGGAGATCTCGTACAACGGGGAGCCTCAGTCCTGGTTCCAGCGGCAGCTCCGGGGCTCGCAGTACCAGCCCATCCTCAGGGACCACATCTGTAAG GACATGAGTGCGTTGGTGGCCGCCCGCATGCGGCACATCCCTCTGGCACCGGGCTCAGACTGGCGCGACCTCCCAAACATCGAGGTGCGGCTCTCCGACGGCACCTTGGCCCGGAAGCTGCGGTACACCTACCACGACAAGAAAAACGGCTGCAGCAGCACCGGGGCCCTCCGCGGGGTCTGCTCCTGTGTGGAAG TGGGGAAAGCCTGTGACCCTGCGGCCAGACAGTTCAACACCCTCATCCCGTGGTGCCTGCCCCACACTGGGAACAGGCACAACCACTGGGCTGGCCTCTACGGGCGGCTTGAGTGGGACGGCTTCTTCAGCACCACTGTCACCAACCCTGAGCCCATGGGCAAGCAG